In the genome of Deltaproteobacteria bacterium, the window CAGCGCCGGTGGCGTCGCCAGTAGCGCTGTGTACTACCAGGCGCGCCGCACGCTGGTGCCGACCAAAGGCTACATGCTCAACGACTCCGGGCCGATCTTCCCGGCGCCGAACTCCACCTACAACTCACGGCCGCTGCATGACCTCATCAAGACCCAGTGGAACCTGCAGTCGCTCTACAATCAGCTCCCGGCGACCTTTAACCAGAACGACTTCGGCAGCATCAACCTCATGGTGGCGACGGAGTTCCCGAGCGATCTGTTCGCGTACACCGGGTATTCCAGCGACTACAACTTCTCCCGCTTCTCCTACGAGCGCTTCTACCCGGGGATCACGCAGAGCGGGATCTTGTCGAAGTGGCGGCAGGACCAGACCAATCTGATCAACCAGATCAAGACCAAGTCGAACTACAGCTACCACGTCCCGTGGCACCGCCCGATCAACGACAGCCATTGCTCGTCGATCATCACCTTCATCGGCAGCCACGCCTGCCCGACCATCCGCAAGAAGTACTGGTACGAGGCGCTCGAGTGGCCGTGGACACAGACCTGGAAGTGCCCGAGCGGGATGCTGCCCTTCGAGACGTTCCTCACGAAGTGGGTGACCAACAGCCAGCAGAGCCGGATCGTCGAGAAAGAGAACTACTACAACAACGAGGATCCCGGCATGCAGATCGTTGCCCCGCTGATCAACGACGCGGTCTCAGGCGCCTGAGTCCCGCGTTGCAACGTACGAGTCGAGGGCCGGTGCGGGCCCTCGACTCTTCTCCCGCAACCGATTAGACCACACGGCGCATGCGCCTGTTGCCGATTCGCGCCGCTCGTGGGGTTCTTGTTCCGACGCTGCTCCTGGCAGCTTGTAGCCGGGGAGCACCGACGCCGCCGGTTGCCGCGACCCCCCGTCCGTCGCCGAGCATCCCCGCCGCTGCGGCGCGAAAACCGGTCATGGGAACAGGTGAGCCCCGCGTCCCGCAACCGTTCACGGTCGAACAGCGTCTACTCGATGCCGTCAGCCGCGCCGACCGCCAGACCATCGAGCGCGCGTTGGAGCGCGGCGCGCAGCTGACGGCGAAGGACGACATCGGGCGCTCGGTCGTGCTCCTCGCGGTGCTCGACGCTGCCAACCTCGAGCTAGTGCGCTGGCTCCATGAGAAAGGCGCCGCCCTCGACCAGGCGGACGCCGGTGGTCGCACCCCGCTCAGCTTCGCCTGCGAAGCTGGGCGCCTCGATATCGCACGCTATTTGATCGAGAACGGCGCCGCCGTCGATCGCGGCGATGTGCAACAGCGAACCCCGCTGTTGCACGCCGCCCTTGGAAATCATCAGGCGGTGGCGGCCTTCCTGCTCGACCACAAAGCGAACGTGAACGGCCGCGATCAATTCGGCGACACGCCGCTGATCGTGGCCTGCGCCAAAGGCCACGGCGAGGTGGCAGCGCTGTTGCTGCAGCGCGGCGCCGACCCGACGTTGAAGGACCAAGAGGGACGCACGGCCCAAGAGCGCGCCGCTGCGGGAACCGAGGCGTGCCGCGGCCCCGGCGCCAAGTAGGCCCTCGCAGCCCTGTCGCGGCCGACGCGACTTGACACCCCACTAGTCTGCCAGCGATTGCCGTTAGGCCCTTGAGCGCCGGGGTGCGCCGGTCGACCGCAGTGCCGACGGACTTCAGGGGGCCTATTGGCAGACCGGCGCGTTGCCGGCCCCAACTGCGTGCAGCGGAAGACAGAGCAGAAGAAGCAGTCTCGCGCCAAGCCGCCAAGGCCCGAAGTGGAAGAGGCGGATGCCGGCGATCCCGGCGACCACCCTGCCCCGAGCGGCTTGCGCAGCACTGGGGCTCGGTGTCTCACCCCGGTGTCCGCTGCGCCTCTGCGGTGAATTCCTTCCCGGTCGACCGGCAGCTTTCTATTCCGCCTCTTTAGAAATCGAGTGGGTGACTTTTCACCCTTGGGGTGTGGAAGGCGGTTGGGAGCGGCGCCGGCCTCGCCATGCCGCCGTCGTCGTTTGGCCATCGCCAAATCATGCCAAGTTTTCGGCTCAGTCCGAAACGATCAAACCCTTGTCCCATGCGGCCTTTCCACCACGACGAACCCCATCTCCTACCCACACGACTTCCTGAAGACCCTCTTTGCCATGCCCTTGGCTGAGGCCACGGTGGCTGGCGCTCGCGGCGCGCGGTGGCGACCACGGCCCTGAGCGGTCCTGGTCCTAGTACCGGTCCTGGTACTGGTACTGGGTCCTGTAGGACCAGGACCGGTACGAAGTACTTGGTACCTTTTCGTTACCCTGTACATTCACTGATCCGTGCTACTGGACGATCACATTGTCGATCGGGTGTAGCGGCAGCAGTGGCAGCTAGCGCCCGAGAGAGAAAGGAACGGCACTATGACGGGCGGCGGCACACAACGACTGATGCGGATGGCGGTGCTGG includes:
- a CDS encoding ankyrin repeat domain-containing protein, coding for MGTGEPRVPQPFTVEQRLLDAVSRADRQTIERALERGAQLTAKDDIGRSVVLLAVLDAANLELVRWLHEKGAALDQADAGGRTPLSFACEAGRLDIARYLIENGAAVDRGDVQQRTPLLHAALGNHQAVAAFLLDHKANVNGRDQFGDTPLIVACAKGHGEVAALLLQRGADPTLKDQEGRTAQERAAAGTEACRGPGAK